Proteins found in one Taeniopygia guttata chromosome 27, bTaeGut7.mat, whole genome shotgun sequence genomic segment:
- the PRR15L gene encoding proline-rich protein 15-like protein: MGDGHGRWKLTFLRKRQAAPAVPNESPEGPAAPGGDSAEGPGPEGTPGFAARLEKFVDKSTKGKHVKVSHSGRFKEKKKVRATLAEHPNLCGAAERDEK, encoded by the coding sequence ATGGGCGACGGGCACGGCCGCTGGAAGCTGACGTTCCTGCGGAAGCGGCAGGCAGCGCCCGCCGTACCGAACGAGAGCCCCGAGGGACCGGCGGCACCGGGCGGGGACAGCGCGGAGGGACCGGGCCCCGAGGGGACCCCCGGATTCGCCGCCCGCCTGGAGAAATTCGTGGACAAGAGCACCAAGGGCAAGCACGTCAAGGTCTCGCACTCCGGCCGCTtcaaggagaagaagaaagtccGGGCGACGCTGGCCGAGCACCCCAACCTGTGCGGGGCCGCCGAGCGCGACGAGAAGTGA
- the PNPO gene encoding pyridoxine-5'-phosphate oxidase produces the protein MELEQLRKRYRGDSEAFEECHLVSLEPLEQLRAWLQEALQCPDIAEPNAACLATCGRDGRPSARMVLLKGLGPEGLRFFSNYESRKGRELESNPFASLVFYWEPLCRQVRVEGSVRRLPAEESDRYFQSRPRDSQIGAVVSRQSSVIPDREFLRKRSAELEELYRDRPVPRPDYWGAYLVEPESVEFWQGQSNRLHDRIVFRRLRDRAAPLGAMTRRGHGDWVYERLAP, from the exons atggagctggagcagctgcggAAGCGGTACCGGGGGGACAGCGAG gcgTTCGAGGAGTGTCACCTGGTGTCGCTGGAGCCGCTGGAGCAGCTCCGGGCGTGGCTGCAGGAGGCGCTGCAGTGCCCCGACATCGCCGAGCCCAACGCCGCCTGCCTGGCCACCTGCGGCAG GGACGGGCGGCCCTCGGCCCGCATGGTGCTGCTGAAGGGACTGGGCCCCGAGGGGCTGCGCTTCTTCAGCAACTACGAGAGCAGGAAGGGCCGCGAGCTG GAATCCAATCCCTTCGCCTCCCTCGTCTTCTACTGGGAACCGCTCTGCCGGCAG GTGCGGGTGGAGGGGTCGGtgcggcggctgccggcggaGGAATCGGATCGGTATTTCCAGTCCCGGCCCAGGGACAGTCAGATCGGGGCCGTGGTCAGCAGGCAGAGCTCCGTCATCCCCGACCGCGAG TTCCTGCGCAAGAGGAGCgcggagctggaggagctctACAGGGACCGGCCGGTGCCCAGGCCAGACTACTG GGGCGCGTACCTGGTGGAACCGGAGTCGGTGGAGTTCTGGCAGGGCCAATCGAACCGGCTGCACGACCGGATCGTGTTCCGCCGCCTGCGGGACCGCGCGGCGCCGCTCGGGGCCATGACCCGCCGCGGCCACGGCGACTGGGTGTACGAGCGCCTGGCGCCCTGA
- the CDK5RAP3 gene encoding CDK5 regulatory subunit-associated protein 3, with product MEVAPQDYRNVPIDIQTGKLLDWLQDRRHCGRRWPAQVAQVRERIRAALQDMPEHPEIRALLQDSYLHYFHCLRIVEILKGTEASTKNLFGRYSSQRMKDWQEIVSLYEKDNAYLAELSSLLCRSVSYEVPALRRQRGRWQQAQQELARREDECQLRAGELRERFLSSCRQYGIAGEDVHQELLAQAQALPLLLSRVGDGASALGDAIELYQACVAFVCDSPGATALPLLRHVASHGNSSVFRWRTGREPQRLERPEPPRAPERPGGDTGGDAAGDTIDWGDFPAEPPRGGDTGGGGGDTVCDIAVPAGPQGDDGIDWGDGEKGQEGTITVETNPQGDDGIDWGDGEGQEGTITVLEAGTEAAPEDVARGSDALTLLENPETRNQFIDELMELELFLAQRLQELEDEDDVVAMSQLQMAPAALQGQSRPRLQAQLDAARELLGQLCSRSTQHLCMILASPRYVGRVAALLRQRLLQAELLQAKRAALAQRRSRALAEQAALEPRLQRLQESARELQRLIEADISKRYGGRPVNLMGINV from the exons ATGGAG GTCGCTCCCCAGGACTACCGGAACGTTCCCATCGACATCCAGACCGGCAAGCTGCTGG ACTGGCTGCAGGACCGGCGGCACTGCGGGCGCCGCTGGCCCGCGCAGGTGGCGCAGGTGCGGGAGCGGATCCGCGCGGCGCTGCAGGACATGCCCGAGCACCCCGAGATCCGAGCGCTGCTCCAGGACTCCT ACCTGCACTACTTCCACTGCCTGCGCATCGTGGAGATCCTCAAGGGCACCGAGGCCTCCACCAAGAACCTTTTCGGCCGCTACTCGTCCCAGAGGATGAAG GACTGGCAGGAGATCGTGTCCCTCTACGAGAAGGACAACGCCTACCTGG ccgAGCTCTCCAGCCTGCTGTGCCGCAGTGTCAGCTACGAGGTGCCGGCGCtgcggcggcagcggggccgcTGGCAGCAGGCGCAGCAGGAGCTGGCGCGGCGCGAGGACGAGTGCCAGCTGCGGGCGGGCGAGCTCCGGGAGCgcttcctcagctcctgccgCCAGTACGGCATCGCC ggcGAGGACgtgcaccaggagctgctggcacaggcgCAGGCGCTGCCGTTGCTGCTGTCCCGTGTTGGGGACGGTGCCAGCGCCCTCGGGGACGCCATCGAGCTGTACCAGGCCTGCGTGGCCTTCGTGTGTGACAG ccccggggccaCGGCGCTGCCGCTGCTCCGCCACGTCGCGTCCCACGGGAACTCGTCGGTGTTCCGGTGGCGAACGGGGCGGGAGCCGCAGCGCCTGGAGCGGCCCGAGCCCCCGCGGGCACCGGAGCGGCCGGGGGGGGACACGGGCGGGGACGCGGCGGGGGACAcg ATCGACTGGGGGGATTTCCCCGCCGAGCCGCCCCGGGGCGGGGACACCGGCGGTGGTGGCGGTGACACCGTCTGCGACATCGCGGTGCCGGCCGGGCCCCAG GGGGACGATGGCATCGACTGGGGCGATGGAGagaagggacaggaggggacgATCACAGTGGAGACCAACCCCCAG GGGGACGATGGCATCGACTGGGGTGAcggagagggacaggaggggacgATCACCGTGCTGGAGGCTGGAACTGAgg CAGCCCCCGAGGACGTTGCCCGCGGCTCGGACGCGCTGACCCTGCTGGAGAACCCCGAGACACGGAACCAGTTCATCGACGAGCTGATGGAG ctggagctgttcctGGCGCAgcggctgcaggagctggaggacgAGGACGATGTGGTGGCCATGTCACAGCTGCAGATGGCCCCGGCGGCGCTGCAGGGCCAGAGCCGCCCGCGGCTGCAGGCGCAGCTGGACGCTGCacgggagctgctggggcagctctgctcccgCAGCACGCAGCACCTCTGCATGATCCTCGCCTCGCCCAG GTACGTGGGCCGCGTGGCTGCGTTGCTGCGGCAGCGTTTGCTGCAGGCCGAGCTGCTGCAGGCCAAGCGAGCGGCGCTGGCGCAGCGGCGCAGTCGGGCCCTGGCCGAGCAGGCGGCACTGGAGCCGCGGCTGCAGCGGCTGCAGGAGAGCGCACGGGAGCTGCAGCGGC